Genomic DNA from Halobaculum sp. MBLA0147:
AGATCTGGACCGGCAAACTCAAACTGGACCTGCCGGAGACGTTCGCGCCAGCACAGGGTGACGATCCGGAGAAGTACACGAAGGGGCTGGGGTTGGAGGCCTCCTCGTTCCCGGACACCTACGAGGACATCGTCACCATGGGCGCGAACGCGGCCAAGCGACTGATGGACCGGAAGGGGCTCGCGCCCGACGACGTGGGCCGGATCGACGTGGCGACGGAGTCGGCGTTCGACAACTCGAAGCCGGTGTCGACGTACGTCGCCGGCTGTCTCGAACAGGTGTACGACGGCGACTTCCACCACGCGAACAAAGGCGAGCGGAAGTTCGCGTGTATCTCCGGGACGCAGGCGTTGGACGACGCCTACAACTGGATCGCGGCCGGACGGAACCGCGACCGCGCGGCGCTGGTGATCGCGACGGACACGGCCTTGTACGCTCGCGACTCCTCCGGCGAGGCGACGCAGGGCGCCGGCGCGGTGGCGATGCTGATCGACGAGGACCCGAACCTCGTCGCGCTCTCGCACGAGCAGGGGTACGGCAGCGCCGACGAGACGGACTTCCTGAAACCCCAACAGCAGTTCCCGAGCGTCGACGGGAAGCGGTCGATGCAGGTGTACCTCGCGCGGATGCGCGAGGCGCTGGAGGACTACGAGTCGCAGGTGCCGACGCACCCGGACGACTTCGCGTACGTCCCCTTCCACACGCCGTTCCCGGGGATGGTGCGGAAGGCCGGGCTGCTGGGCTACCGGCACATCCTCCGGAACACGGACCTGGAGGACGCCGTCGCCGACGAGATCGGCCGCCAGCCGCGCCAGGAGTCGTTCGAGGATCGAGAGGCCTACGAGGAGGCGATCCAGGCGTACATGGACGACCTGAAGGGGACGGACCGCTACCGCGAGTGGTACGACGCGACGATCGAGCCGACGCTGTCCATCTCGCGGCAGGTCGGCAACTGGTACACCGGCTCCGTCCACCTCGCGCGCGCCTCGGCGCTGAAGACGGCCGCCGAGACGGGCCGCGGGCTGACGGGCGAGACGCTGTTGGTCGCCTCCTACGGCTCCGGCGCACAGGCGGAGATCCACGCGGAGACGATCCAGGAGGGCTGGAAGGCAGAGATCGAGGCGCTTAGTATCGACGAACAGCTCCGGCGACGGTACGACCTCTCGTTCGAGGAGTACGAGGAGGTCCACGACGCACACAACCACGACCTCGACAGAGAGGTCGAGGAGTTCACCCAGCCCAGCGGGGAGTTCGTCCACGCCGGGTGGGGCCGGATGAACGAGCGCAAGTACGAGTACGTGGAGTGACGACCCACACTCGATCGCGAGGCTGACAGGATTCACGCCCGGTCGCGACCGGGACACGACCGCGACGGAGACAGGTACGTTCGACACGTTCTACGACTCGTGACGGAGCCCACCACACGACCGCGGCGGATCGACGGGGCGCGGCTCGCCGACGAGATCGCGAGCCACGACACGTTGCTCGTCCAGTTCTACACGGAGGGGTGTACGCTCTGTGCGTCGATGGAGCCGGTGCTCGACAACGTCGTCCGCGAGACAGGCGTCGACGCCGT
This window encodes:
- the hmgB gene encoding hydroxymethylglutaryl-CoA synthase, which gives rise to MTTVGIDAVEIWTGKLKLDLPETFAPAQGDDPEKYTKGLGLEASSFPDTYEDIVTMGANAAKRLMDRKGLAPDDVGRIDVATESAFDNSKPVSTYVAGCLEQVYDGDFHHANKGERKFACISGTQALDDAYNWIAAGRNRDRAALVIATDTALYARDSSGEATQGAGAVAMLIDEDPNLVALSHEQGYGSADETDFLKPQQQFPSVDGKRSMQVYLARMREALEDYESQVPTHPDDFAYVPFHTPFPGMVRKAGLLGYRHILRNTDLEDAVADEIGRQPRQESFEDREAYEEAIQAYMDDLKGTDRYREWYDATIEPTLSISRQVGNWYTGSVHLARASALKTAAETGRGLTGETLLVASYGSGAQAEIHAETIQEGWKAEIEALSIDEQLRRRYDLSFEEYEEVHDAHNHDLDREVEEFTQPSGEFVHAGWGRMNERKYEYVE
- a CDS encoding thioredoxin family protein, whose amino-acid sequence is MTEPTTRPRRIDGARLADEIASHDTLLVQFYTEGCTLCASMEPVLDNVVRETGVDAVLVNPRDAAGLVERHRITSVPTLALFRDGEELARLADGFVAGDRLTSFLADNGFDGA